ATTGGCTACTGCATTGAAGATGATCAGAGGCTTCTTGTATATGAGTTTATGACCCGGGGAAGTCTAGAGAATCATCTATTCAGAAGTGAGTTTCTGCCTTGACTTAGAATCTAGTATCTGGAGTATGTGATAAATAATTTCTAGGTTTGTAGAACGAGTTGTTTCGTGTTGCTTTCCTCTTGATTATTGTGTCTTACAATAAAACTGCTGATGTTTCCTTCATTTTGAAGGAACCGTACCTCTTCCGTGGTCCAACAGGGTTAAGATTGCACTTGGTGCAGCAAAAGGATTGGCCTTCCTCCATAATGGTCCTGAACCAGTCATTTATAGAGATTTtaaaacatcaaatattttgcTTGATACGGTATGTGTGTCTGGTTAGCAATATTAGTGTCCGAGAAGATTTTTGCAGTCTACGGATTTATTCACATTTTGTTTTATAGGAATATAATGCAAAGCTTTCAGATTTTGGTCTAGCAAAAGCAGGGCCTCAAGGAGACAAGACGCATGTTTCTACCCGAGTTGTCGGAACATATGGCTATGCTGCTCCAGAATATGTCATGACAGGTAAGAATGCAGCAGTTTAGGACACACGCACACACACGGATGTGCTTTCGCAAAATCTGTGCTTAAACAAAGTTGTGTAATAGATTATTGATTCTGCTACAAAGCATAACGTAATGTAGAAAAGAGCACATTATGTCAAGATGATTAATTTCAGTACCCCCTATCTTGGTAAACAAGTAAGCATGTTCTAGAACTCAAGCACTATGGGATTGTTAAGTTTGTAATGTTGTAACTAACTAGCAGGATGATAGTACACATTTGACTTTCTAAGAAATTAAAAGAGCTAATAAATTGTCTGTTACTGATTTTTTTGTTACCAGGGCATTTGACAGCTAAAAGTGATGTTTATAGCTTCGGAGTTGTATTACTTGAGATTTTAACAGGAAGAAGATCGATGGACAAGAAGCGCCCGAGCGGGGAACAGAATCTTGTTTCATGGGCTAGGCCATATTTAGCTGACAAGAGAAAGCTATATCAACTTGTGGATCCTCGGTTGGAATTAAATTATTCTCTAAAAGGGGTGCCGAAAATCTCTCAGTTAGCTTACAGTTGCCTCAGTAGAGACCCGAAATGCCGTCCCAATATGGACGAAGTGGTGAAAGCTCTGATGCCGCTGCAAGATCTCAATGACCTTGCAATCTTGTCATATCACTCTCGAATATCCCAGCAAGGGCGGCGAAAAAAGAAATCGGATGGAACTCCACATCTCAGCTACACACAATCTAAGAGCATCATCAGGGCTTCTCCCTTGAATACCGGCAAGCAGCGTCGATGATAGGAAGCGAAACGATCGATCTTCCTCTGTATTTACTTGCTCAATCATTGATTGAAACAAGAGTTAGAATGCCTCCTTTGTTGTTGGTGGTGTTGGTTTGTGGAGATGGACATTTCAAGCTTACATAATCTTTGGGTGTTTTGAACCTGTCTTGCATGATGAAGGCCagaagaatgatggaaaagtaTTGATAAATTGATTTTCTTGTGCTCTTTTTATTAGAGAGCTAACCATCATTAATATACTTTAATTTCCTGTTTGCTAATGCTGTGTAATTCAGAAAATCTTGTATGTATATGAAAGGTCTCACATCTCAGATCTCAGTAGTTTGTTTGCTGCAACATGAAATCAGTTGCATTTAGCAATTAGCAGTTGAAGTAACATTATTGTTCATGCACCTTCAATTAATGGTCACAAATTTATGCATTCTTTAGTGtcattaataacaataattttaGATAAATAGATAGAAGAATGAAAGGCACTGAAAAGAGTTGAACTCAGAATATTCTGTTAAGTGATGTGAACATATATTTATGTACACGTTGCAGGCTTTTATGACCCCAAAAAATAGCATTAGCATCTTATATTCTTATGTGGTTAATGTTGAATAAAATTGAACCAAATTAGCATATATGCTTGGTGATAAATATATATCAATGCAAAGAGCATAAATGCTTTTACGCGTAGAATAATTTGTTGTCTGTGAACTGCATTCTATAAACATCTGTTTTCAAGTGACAAATTGAATTGGAAAAAAGAACCTCACTTTGCTTTAGTGCTTTAGCTTattctttttgtttatttttcttgctttaacttattcttttttttttttaacacaaGAAAGGTTCACCTTCTGGTAATTAGTTGGTTACATAGAATTTGGTTATTAGCGTCAATTATGGAAAATTACGCCGCAGTTAGTActaatcatgtttttaatttttcccAACCTGACCTCACATCACTTGTTTCAAGTTTCTTAGCATCAGAACTtgagtattttttatatataaaaaacgGAACTTGggcatttttttatatataaaatacgggtaaattactaaaaatatactcGAATAATTTTGTTGTTGACAAAAATgtacaaaaaatttattatcaataaaaatatctttaaataattttaaaatgtgataaaaatgtccaaaagaatattatttttgtaactGACAAACAATTTTTGTATTTGACAAACTTTTATGCATTTGatctaaaatttaataaaaatatttagataacTGTTTAAAAAATTCACacaaaaaaagagataaaaaattgatctctatatctttttttatttttttaaaagtattattagttattgataaaaaaagcacaaaaaaatacatatttagcgaaaaatcattaaattttaaagataaaaatatatcatttttcTAATTATGCTTGCAAAAAAGCGCAataaaattcaatctctaaaacatttttgaagatacatatttaatgttggGCATTTTTGTCATGCTTTTAAATTATGAGGCTATTTTTGttgataataaaatttgaatacaTTTTTGTTAGCATAAAATTATTTAGGTGCATTTTTGGTAATTTAcccatataaaatatttaaaaactaatgaaaagcagctcaaagttattttattttgtatttatttttttaattactgTTAGAATAATTGTATAATattagatataataaatatgtaattATAATACGTAGATAGTAAATTATATATTCTGGAATAGATATTAAATGAAGGTAAACTACAAAAAATATATCcgaattattttattattgacaaaaatatctcaaattttattatcaataaaaatactcttaaataatttaaaaatgtgtAAAAAAACATTCTATAAACTGAGATATTCTATATTAACAAAAAGAGTGAAGgcatttttatcatatttttaaataatttaaggcattttatcaataataaaatttaaaaatatttttgttaatattaaaataatttaaatatattttttataatttatccTTAAATGAACTATAACTAAAAAGTGATGGTAtgcaataattaataattacatactacaaattaattaaaacaaaaatatttaagagataataaaaattagtctaaaactctaaattaatctaaagttatcttattttatatttaaaaataaatgtataatattgaatataataaatatataatttttaatgttatatatattaaattaaataaaataattttaaattattatctccATCGAATTACTCTTAATTAAAATATCTGGTGAATAAATTGGCCGCTCAAAGCTTTGTGCTAATAAATACGTGATATCTGATTATCTCTTTTGCTGTTTGCATTTAATTAGTAGAGTGGATAGAgcattaattaaaaatttaaatccactCGGTCAGAGAAGAGTTGTtagataattatatttatatttatatttatatttaaccCTGCGTACGTCGGTACGTGCAACACAATGTCAACCATTGAATTTTAGGgcatgttttttttattattattactattattctaTATTCGAAAAGGAAATTGAGTGAGACACACATCTCTAGATCTGCACTCTCTAATCAGTAATCACTTTCCCTTCTTGTTACTAGCTAGAAGCTTTAGGTAATTACAACTAACTATATATCTTTGGAAGGTGTTCAGGTGTGGCAATGTACTTTTACGGAACAGCAGTGTTGCAAGTGTTATAGCGGTacagatttaatttaaattactCAACTGGCGCTGATTGAAGGGGCGCTTCTTTTTGTGGAAAACATGAAAAGAAAGTGCAGGGTGGGATAGGAACCGGTGTAGAAGGTCTGCTAAACATATGGGCAGAGAGTGTCGAATTTATCCTATATTATTGAAGACTGCTGGGGGAGTGGGAGTATCCTCCGAAGCCATAGTGGACGGTGAGCCGAGCCGAATGGTAGTGGGCTGGTTAATTTAGTACGAGTTTTGTAGTTTGTGGCCCATTCAATTGGCATGAGTGATGTATTGAATAGCAGATAATGTATTGGGCTTTATAAGTAGATTAAGTGGACCAATGATTATGGATGTAGTGGTAGAAAGTAGTCATGAATTCTAATTTCTTGGCTGGAAAAAACTGTTAACGAAGGCTTAGTAACTGATTTGGTGAGAAATCACCAGGAAACGAATTTATAGGAAGTTGTTTTGAATGAACAATACGtgttatcaatttaaaaaaaaatcaattttttttatacaaataatcaattaaaaaactaattaatataGTTATAATGTTAGATTTTTTAccgtattttattttaaatataaattgactaatttaaattgaaaaattgtagttaattgtttattatataattattttaaccaaaaatataattaaaaattattaaaagaagaaaattatCTGTATAATAGAGCAGCtcaatattaataatatttttatttctattataaaatataaaaaagatttaattctcataataaaaatcatgatattttttagggtctaaatttttttattgtattttcatatattttttataaattattaatttaaattatgtctatttaaattttaaattacaaagtaattcaaattttataatttaaaattctaattatataaCTGAAatgaaattgataaaaaaatgagaaaatagTAATACAGTTTAAATCATATTAAAACGTAAAGAAGTTCGGTTAGTCCATAAACAAACTTTACGTAAATAAATACGTTTAGTCAATGTGATAGGTGAGTTTTGTAAAAACTTTATGAAgagacaataaaaaaattaaattctataaaatagcataattttgtttggaattaattttttttatatttgataacAAGAAAAGTGTGATTAACATTGAGCTGGTCCAACgtattcaaaaattatttttgaataatttataaatattaaaaaaaggttaaaaaatatataataaataattaattataatttatcaaTGTAAATTagtcaatttatttttaaaataaaatacggTAAAAATTCTAACATCATAactatattaattaattttttaattaaataatttatattaaaaaattaatttttttaaaaccaaataaTAACACGTATCATCcatctaataataattttatgtgaaattgaCTGCAAATAAATTTCTGCCACATAATTTAGCACTGGAAGaccatttttttttatgttggtgTTATCCCTTTAGTGGTATTCTTTAAATAATATCAagattaatatattattttatatgggACGAttgtaaatttaaaattaaatttgttagtttctatttcttttcttaaaacaTGCCCATTGGAAGGTAagcattttatttatttaactataAAAGTTAAACCTTTACATttgtattttataattattagaaaTTGGAAGGTCTttagaaatataaatttcagaaaataaaattcgTGTATTTAAGAAACACAGTAATCAACCATTTGATTAATACTCAACAATCTTTTTATATCGCCCATAATAAAGTGCCCTGAATGCACCGTTGTGTCATTTATTATTTGGCGGGAGAGCGATCTAAGTTTCCCTCCATTAAGCTGTGATTGTTCTTTAGTCATGGACGATCTTGTACCTCGAATATTATAATGCACGTGATTGTGTGCGCAATGGTGAGACTTGACATGGTGTGATGTTCTTTTTGCAGCAAATTAGTGTGGGATGAGATGTATACGACATGATTAAACTTACATGGCTTGGATTGGATCTACGTTGGTGGTTCGGGATGTCTGTGATGATAGAGGTATCCGCAAAGGCATTCCGATCGATTTTGTGTCAAAAATTAATCTATTTGAAATACAAAATTTATTTGGCTCAATTTTTTAGTTATGGAATCCGTTAGTTAGTGTGCTTTTCCCGGATATGGAAATGGGGAGAAATAGACGAGAAGGTGGGACAGTTTTATGTGATTTTTAGGTGAAAGAACTCGGAGGGTTCGAGTTATTTGTtaagcaaaaataaacaaacaagtCGGAGGGTACGACTTGTTGATGGCTGCAATTTGAATTTTAACAATGCAAAACGGACCGTGcgttttgtatatatatatatattttatcaaGCTGAAAATGAAATCGTAGGGTCCGAGTtcccttttttaaaaattaatttgaaaacgGTAGGTCCGATTTAGGTTTATTGAAAATATCAGATTCCGTGTTCTTCTTCAACCTTACTCGTCTTCTTCCTCTGGTTCTCTGCATTTGTGTTTTCTCCTTCATGGTATGTTACCCAAAAATTTGTTAGTATGATTTCTGTTATTATTTAGTAGAGTAAGAAAAATGGATAATAGAGTAGTTTTGAAAATGTATTATTTTGAATGAtgaagtaaaaaaataatacacatTTCTATTCAACTTCTAACAATaacaacaagaataaaaaacttcctaacaataataattttaattataaaatataaaaaataaaagaaaactatatctgataaaaatgataataattcCTTTCTATCCACAACAATAATAATTGGCCacctaacaataataataataattacgaaatataaaaaaatttaaacggagaaaggaagaagaagaagaagaaggtggaAGTGAAGTCGAAAGTGAAATCTGAAAGTGATTGTAACCGGATAATGAGAGTGGGTTGCATGGGTCTTTGTTTGGTTTCACGGCACCGTTTGGGGAGAAGCTGTTGCGCGATGCGTGTCCAGACTGCATCAAATCGCACCATGCGTTTAGTGAAACGCAACTCGGACGGTCTGTGTGGTGAATGGGAACTCGCAGGGTCTGAGTTGTGGTTTCACTGACACCACAAAATTGTGAAGCACCTCTCTCTCCCatatcagaatccaacagcactCATGCATCTATATGCAAATTAAAAACCGAATTTATTTGCGGTGCAATTTGAATTAcataatttgattttgaaaatctaatcccattcaaaatatttttaagagataagtattgttttgatCCCTAGCATTGAAGGTCAGAGTCGAAGCCATCATAAAcgtaatttttaatataaaatcatCCGTTACATTTTTTTCGTTTTAATATCgtcatttttaataaaatgttttattttattcgtCAACTATCTCTACTTTTAGGGGTGTGAATGTGTCGAGTGAAACCGGATTTGACGTGACCCACACCCGGCCCAAAAATATACACCTGGCCTATTGATGAGACCAGAACCCGACCCTAGATCCAATGAAGCCTATACACTTTCGGGTCACAATTATACCGGGTAAAAAGCGGGGCGTTAACATTAAATTACATTGATACCATCTTATAAGCTAGCATatgaaaatatccaaatttttaaGACTCCAACCATTAAAACATAACcgtaatcaatactaatattgtctaattacaccaaatatttaaacaatacaaataatacaatattatgcattagtctaaaatcttatgcattttaaacataaaacattaacttatagtcttataataactaataacacgaaatattaaggtttacgatacttaaattccacataagaataACCATCATCCATCAGTAATAACAGAAAATATTAGTTGTGTACAATGACCGGGCCACCGGCCCGATTTTGGGTGACCGGAGTGATGCACTGATCCGACCCGAATTAATGACGGGGTCTATTTCTGAGACCCTTACCCGGTCCTAGACCCGGTGAAATCA
Above is a genomic segment from Arachis stenosperma cultivar V10309 chromosome 1, arast.V10309.gnm1.PFL2, whole genome shotgun sequence containing:
- the LOC130968975 gene encoding serine/threonine-protein kinase PBL34-like; amino-acid sequence: MENKCGCWSVLKRGVRGSCKSSSASTHSPNTIPRTSLVYDAATETRYLNASNRELCPPNEARVSSDNPDPPPQENKAPCPLLKFTFQELKAATGNFRPDSILGEGGFGYVFKGWIEEDGTAPAKPGSGVTVAVKNLKPDGLQGHREWVAEVTFLGQLHHPNLVKLIGYCIEDDQRLLVYEFMTRGSLENHLFRRTVPLPWSNRVKIALGAAKGLAFLHNGPEPVIYRDFKTSNILLDTEYNAKLSDFGLAKAGPQGDKTHVSTRVVGTYGYAAPEYVMTGHLTAKSDVYSFGVVLLEILTGRRSMDKKRPSGEQNLVSWARPYLADKRKLYQLVDPRLELNYSLKGVPKISQLAYSCLSRDPKCRPNMDEVVKALMPLQDLNDLAILSYHSRISQQGRRKKKSDGTPHLSYTQSKSIIRASPLNTGKQRR